The following are encoded together in the Mycolicibacterium arabiense genome:
- a CDS encoding glycosyltransferase family 4 protein has translation MNSPDDELMKQNSLKVGLLAPPWAAIPPPSYGGTEAVVCQLAQGLVAAGHEVVLYATGDSTVPVPLVSAVASAEWDRIGNGEVELPYVMAGYEALAGCDIIHDHTLLGPAWALATGYDRVVTTCHGPFSGELRAIYGRYGKRLPVVAISHDQASRAPEIAVDRVIHHGLDLDEYPQGEGDGDYLLFLGRMTPDKGVREAILAARAAGETLIIAAKNREPAEKRYFADQIQPLLADDVEVVGEVAGEAKLNLLGAAKALLNPIQWAEPFGLVMIEAMACGTPVIACPIGATREIVDSGHTGFLCADTAELAAAIHRVDRLDRGLCRATVTERFSTGRMIDDHLTLYQEMVAR, from the coding sequence GTGAATTCTCCCGATGATGAACTGATGAAACAGAATTCGTTGAAGGTGGGGCTATTGGCGCCGCCCTGGGCGGCGATTCCTCCGCCAAGCTACGGGGGCACCGAGGCGGTGGTTTGTCAGCTGGCGCAGGGCTTGGTCGCCGCCGGACACGAGGTGGTTCTCTACGCCACCGGCGACAGCACGGTACCGGTGCCGCTCGTGTCTGCCGTGGCCAGCGCGGAATGGGACCGGATCGGGAACGGAGAAGTGGAGTTGCCCTATGTCATGGCTGGCTACGAAGCGCTCGCCGGCTGCGACATCATTCACGACCACACCTTGCTTGGACCGGCCTGGGCATTGGCGACTGGCTATGACCGAGTGGTCACCACATGTCACGGTCCGTTCAGTGGTGAACTGCGCGCGATCTACGGCCGCTACGGTAAAAGACTTCCCGTCGTTGCCATTTCGCACGATCAAGCCTCTCGTGCACCGGAGATCGCCGTCGACCGGGTGATTCACCACGGATTGGACCTCGACGAATACCCGCAGGGCGAAGGTGATGGCGACTACCTGCTATTCCTGGGCCGAATGACTCCGGACAAGGGTGTGCGAGAAGCAATCTTGGCTGCACGCGCTGCGGGCGAAACGCTGATCATTGCCGCCAAGAACCGGGAACCCGCGGAGAAGCGTTACTTCGCGGATCAAATTCAGCCGCTTCTCGCTGACGATGTCGAGGTCGTCGGTGAAGTAGCCGGTGAAGCAAAACTGAACTTACTCGGTGCTGCGAAAGCTCTACTCAACCCAATCCAATGGGCAGAACCGTTCGGGCTGGTGATGATCGAAGCCATGGCATGTGGCACGCCGGTAATCGCCTGTCCCATCGGCGCCACCCGAGAAATCGTGGACTCGGGCCATACCGGTTTCCTCTGCGCTGACACCGCAGAACTCGCAGCGGCAATCCACAGGGTCGACCGGTTGGACCGTGGCCTATGTCGAGCGACCGTCACCGAACGCTTTTCCACCGGTCGGATGATCGACGACCATCTCACCCTCTACCAGGAGATGGTCGCTCGATGA
- a CDS encoding three-helix bundle dimerization domain-containing protein, with protein MSRDSEQHQIQQVITRLAAAYPDVPQARIADVVKTVHARFDGRPLREFVPLFVERAAKVELRDSSLLGV; from the coding sequence GTGTCACGGGACAGCGAACAGCATCAGATTCAGCAGGTCATCACCAGGCTCGCCGCTGCCTACCCCGATGTTCCGCAGGCGCGCATCGCGGACGTCGTCAAGACCGTGCACGCACGCTTCGACGGCCGTCCGCTGCGGGAGTTCGTGCCGCTGTTCGTCGAGCGCGCCGCCAAGGTCGAACTGCGCGACTCGAGCCTGCTGGGCGTCTGA
- a CDS encoding Clp protease N-terminal domain-containing protein produces MPDQPDITHPVRLDDLINVIKGVHDEPLEQLTDAVLAAEALGEVADHLIGHFVDQARRSGASWTDIGKCMGVTKQAAQKRFVPKADTTPIDPNEGFARFTPRARNAVVEAQNAARDAENLEITPGHLILGLLGDEESLALRLLASQGIDAERIRSAIELPPATGERHELIPFNGPAKKVLELTFREALRLGHNYIGTEHLVLALLEAENAEGPLHAVGVDRARFETGLAELLRQFTGDATQ; encoded by the coding sequence ATGCCCGACCAACCCGACATCACCCACCCCGTCCGTCTCGACGACCTGATCAACGTCATCAAGGGAGTCCACGACGAACCCCTCGAGCAATTGACCGACGCCGTTCTCGCCGCCGAAGCACTCGGCGAGGTGGCCGATCACCTCATCGGCCACTTCGTCGACCAGGCACGCCGCTCCGGCGCCTCCTGGACCGACATCGGCAAGTGCATGGGCGTCACCAAGCAGGCCGCACAGAAGCGCTTCGTGCCCAAGGCCGACACCACGCCCATCGACCCCAACGAGGGCTTCGCACGGTTCACCCCGCGTGCCCGCAACGCCGTCGTCGAGGCACAGAACGCCGCCCGCGACGCCGAGAACCTCGAGATCACCCCGGGCCACCTGATCCTCGGCCTCCTGGGCGACGAGGAGTCCCTGGCGCTGCGACTACTCGCCAGCCAGGGCATCGACGCCGAGCGGATCCGGTCCGCCATCGAGCTGCCGCCCGCGACGGGCGAGCGGCACGAGCTGATCCCGTTCAACGGGCCCGCGAAGAAGGTCCTCGAGCTGACGTTCCGTGAGGCACTTCGCCTGGGACACAACTACATCGGCACCGAGCACCTCGTCCTCGCCCTGTTGGAGGCCGAGAACGCCGAGGGCCCTCTGCACGCCGTCGGTGTCGACAGGGCGCGCTTCGAGACCGGCCTCGCCGAACTGCTCCGACAGTTCACCGGCGACGCCACCCAGTGA
- a CDS encoding GAF and ANTAR domain-containing protein produces the protein MTGTLARGNAIEDVLHNLTAASLALIRGADCAKLSVIDNGVLRSTAATSELAVSLDTPQQVARRGPCLEAISTRKAIRCDDLRTDARWPEFSPIAMTAGVRSVMSCPIDTPENGGATLSLFGFQTAAFGPESETIGAVLADHASIALLNQRQEREFQTALASRDVIGQAKGVVMERFGVDAHQAFAMLTALSQNTNTPVRDLAAKLVNPAGKALLPTSQWPSPRSRA, from the coding sequence GTGACCGGCACCTTGGCCCGGGGGAACGCGATCGAAGACGTGCTCCACAACCTCACTGCCGCATCGTTGGCGTTGATTCGGGGAGCGGACTGCGCCAAGCTGTCGGTCATCGACAACGGGGTTCTGCGTTCCACCGCAGCAACTTCGGAACTCGCCGTATCGCTCGACACCCCGCAGCAAGTGGCCCGTCGGGGTCCGTGCCTCGAGGCGATCAGCACGCGGAAGGCCATTCGCTGCGACGATCTGCGCACCGACGCCCGCTGGCCCGAGTTCTCGCCCATTGCCATGACCGCTGGGGTGCGCAGCGTGATGTCCTGTCCGATCGACACCCCCGAAAACGGCGGCGCAACGTTGAGCCTGTTCGGTTTCCAAACCGCAGCCTTCGGACCCGAATCAGAGACCATCGGCGCGGTACTGGCCGATCACGCCTCCATCGCGCTCCTCAATCAAAGGCAGGAACGCGAATTCCAGACCGCCTTGGCCAGCCGCGATGTCATAGGGCAAGCAAAGGGCGTGGTCATGGAACGGTTCGGCGTCGACGCCCACCAAGCGTTCGCAATGCTGACCGCACTCTCGCAAAATACGAACACGCCGGTTCGGGACCTTGCCGCAAAGCTCGTGAACCCAGCGGGCAAGGCTTTACTGCCCACTTCTCAGTGGCCCTCGCCTCGCTCACGAGCTTGA
- a CDS encoding Asp23/Gls24 family envelope stress response protein: MTTQTTATAPGKSVAAAAESALVSSQGKTTIADTVVSKVAGIAAREVSGVHDLGGGASRVVGALRERIPGSGTNLSQGVSVEVGEKQAAVDIDVVAEYGVSIADLAAGLRRNVIGAIQRMTGLEVTEVNVTVHDVHLPSDDDGDDIESVSRVK; the protein is encoded by the coding sequence ATGACCACCCAGACCACCGCCACAGCACCCGGCAAGAGCGTTGCCGCAGCCGCTGAATCAGCCCTCGTCAGCTCGCAGGGCAAGACCACGATCGCCGACACGGTGGTCTCGAAGGTTGCAGGCATCGCCGCCCGCGAGGTGAGCGGCGTCCACGATCTCGGCGGCGGTGCGTCGCGCGTCGTCGGCGCACTGCGCGAGCGCATTCCGGGTTCGGGAACCAACCTGTCCCAGGGCGTCTCCGTCGAGGTGGGGGAGAAGCAGGCCGCCGTCGACATCGACGTGGTGGCCGAGTACGGCGTGTCCATCGCGGACCTCGCTGCAGGCCTGCGCCGCAACGTGATCGGGGCGATTCAGCGCATGACCGGCCTCGAGGTCACGGAAGTGAACGTGACCGTCCACGACGTCCACCTGCCCAGCGACGACGATGGCGACGACATCGAGTCGGTCAGCCGGGTGAAGTGA
- a CDS encoding zinc-dependent alcohol dehydrogenase — protein MKAMTYRGPYKVRIEEKEIPAIEHPNDAIVRVKLAAICGSDLHLYHGLMPDTRVGHTFGHEFIGVVEKVGSSVQNVQPGDRVMVPFNIYCGSCYFCARGLYSNCHNVNPNATAVGGIYGYSHTCGGYDGAQAEFVRVPFADVGPSVIPDWMEDEDALLCTDALATGYFGAQLGDIVEGDTVVVFGAGPVGLYAAKSAWLMGAGRVIVVDHLDYRLEKARTFANAEVVNFGEFDDIVVEMKKTTDFLGADVAVDAVGAEADGNLLQHMSTAKFKLQGGSPIALNWAIDSVRKGGTVSVVGAYGPMFSAVKFGDAMNKGLTIHMNQCPVKRQWPRLWSHIQNGYLKPNDIVTHRIPLEHIAEGYHIFSSKLDDIIKPVVLVDQN, from the coding sequence ATGAAGGCGATGACGTACCGCGGCCCCTACAAGGTCCGCATCGAGGAGAAGGAGATCCCGGCGATCGAGCATCCCAATGATGCGATCGTGCGGGTGAAGTTGGCGGCGATCTGTGGGTCCGATCTGCACCTCTACCACGGCTTGATGCCGGACACCCGGGTCGGCCACACGTTCGGCCACGAGTTCATCGGAGTCGTGGAGAAGGTCGGTTCGTCGGTCCAAAACGTGCAGCCGGGTGATCGGGTCATGGTGCCGTTCAACATCTACTGCGGCTCCTGCTACTTCTGCGCTCGCGGCTTGTACTCGAACTGCCACAACGTGAATCCCAACGCCACCGCGGTCGGCGGAATCTACGGCTACTCCCATACGTGTGGTGGTTACGACGGCGCGCAGGCCGAGTTCGTGCGGGTGCCCTTCGCCGACGTCGGTCCGTCGGTGATACCCGACTGGATGGAGGACGAGGACGCGTTGCTGTGCACTGATGCGCTGGCGACCGGCTACTTCGGCGCACAGCTGGGTGACATCGTCGAGGGTGACACCGTCGTCGTGTTCGGGGCCGGGCCGGTCGGCCTGTATGCGGCCAAGAGTGCGTGGTTGATGGGTGCCGGGCGTGTGATCGTCGTCGACCACCTGGACTACCGGTTGGAGAAAGCCCGCACTTTCGCGAACGCGGAAGTCGTGAACTTCGGTGAGTTCGACGACATCGTGGTGGAGATGAAGAAGACCACCGATTTCCTCGGTGCCGACGTGGCGGTCGATGCGGTCGGTGCAGAAGCGGACGGCAACCTGCTCCAACACATGTCCACGGCGAAGTTCAAGTTGCAGGGGGGATCTCCGATCGCGCTCAACTGGGCCATCGATTCAGTGCGGAAGGGCGGGACCGTCTCCGTGGTCGGCGCTTACGGACCGATGTTCAGTGCGGTGAAATTCGGTGATGCCATGAACAAGGGCCTCACGATCCACATGAACCAGTGCCCGGTCAAGCGGCAGTGGCCGCGACTCTGGTCGCACATTCAGAACGGCTACCTCAAGCCCAACGACATTGTGACTCACCGCATTCCGCTCGAACACATCGCCGAGGGCTACCACATCTTCTCCTCGAAGTTGGACGACATAATCAAGCCCGTCGTTCTCGTCGACCAGAACTGA
- a CDS encoding amylo-alpha-1,6-glucosidase, producing the protein MTIDGEEGAAGAWASGSGPPVAGDGVDVTLLEGSVFCVSSRSGDMQRDRPHGLFVSDTRILSCWRLTVDGAQMQSLSTVDEAAEPYRATFVGRTPPRQWLADSTMLVLRDRLVGDGMREEITLRNLGAEPVGVTLSLIVDTDFADLFAVKEGRVRPPHGMAIDIGTSSMTFTLAGPDITHTAQITGSGEPIVTPGRFTFRVVVPQRSQWSTCIEVEALTGCGRTELRHRCGEPVACSAPAQRLQAWRLSNPRVVTGDPALDRSIEVGTRDLGSLQIEDPRQPGNPILAAGAPWFMALFGRDSLLTAWMGLGLDPRLALNTLRTLARLQGTRTDPLTEEEPGRILHEVRLGTAAALALGGGTTYYGTADATPLFVMLLAELDRWGALPDADRPSLLAAADKALTWIREYGDADGDGFVEYQRHTDRGLVNQGWKDSFDGVNHADGHLAAPPIALCEVQGYVYAAFLGRAFLAETDGDTACADQWRSRAARLKAAFNRAFWMPERRAFATALDGAKRQVDAVTSNMGHCLWAGIVDDDKAAAVAAHLAGTSMNSGFGLRTLAADMGAYNPMSYHNGSVWPHDTAIAIAGLANYGFVNETRLLALDLIDASEYFGGRLPELFCGFSRADFSRPVPYPTSCSPQAWAAASSRLVLRSLLRFNPDVPHGQVHLSPMVPDRLLPICMENVPLAGTRMSVTVEANGTVDVRGLPEGVRLVTPRTSPPTRRHSSS; encoded by the coding sequence ATGACCATCGACGGCGAAGAAGGAGCCGCGGGTGCATGGGCCTCCGGGTCCGGCCCGCCTGTTGCAGGAGACGGTGTCGACGTCACGCTTCTCGAAGGCTCGGTATTTTGCGTGTCGTCGAGATCCGGTGACATGCAACGCGACCGGCCCCACGGTCTGTTCGTCTCCGACACCCGGATTCTGTCCTGCTGGCGGCTGACCGTCGATGGGGCGCAGATGCAGAGCCTGTCCACTGTCGACGAAGCCGCCGAACCATACCGGGCCACGTTCGTCGGTCGTACGCCTCCACGCCAATGGCTGGCGGACAGCACGATGCTGGTGCTCCGCGACAGGCTGGTCGGCGATGGCATGCGCGAAGAGATAACCTTGCGCAACCTCGGAGCGGAGCCAGTCGGGGTCACGTTGTCCTTGATCGTCGACACGGATTTCGCGGACCTCTTCGCCGTCAAGGAGGGAAGGGTTCGGCCACCGCACGGAATGGCAATCGACATCGGAACGTCGTCGATGACCTTCACGCTCGCGGGCCCTGACATCACGCACACCGCTCAGATAACGGGCTCGGGCGAACCCATCGTGACCCCGGGTCGGTTCACGTTCCGGGTCGTAGTGCCGCAACGATCGCAGTGGTCGACCTGCATCGAGGTGGAAGCCTTGACCGGGTGTGGGCGAACGGAACTCCGACACCGCTGTGGCGAACCGGTTGCTTGCAGCGCACCCGCGCAGCGACTTCAGGCGTGGCGCCTGTCGAATCCGCGAGTGGTGACCGGAGATCCGGCGCTGGATCGGTCGATCGAGGTAGGGACCCGCGACCTGGGTTCACTGCAGATCGAGGACCCGAGGCAACCGGGCAATCCGATTCTCGCAGCCGGGGCGCCGTGGTTCATGGCCCTGTTCGGACGAGACTCCCTCTTGACCGCATGGATGGGCTTGGGACTGGATCCCCGCTTGGCGCTCAACACGCTGCGCACCCTCGCCCGGTTGCAGGGGACTCGCACCGATCCCCTCACGGAGGAAGAACCAGGTCGCATCCTGCACGAGGTTCGTCTCGGTACCGCAGCGGCGTTGGCCCTTGGAGGCGGCACTACGTACTACGGAACCGCAGACGCCACACCGCTCTTCGTCATGTTGCTCGCTGAACTCGACAGGTGGGGAGCCCTTCCCGACGCTGACCGGCCGTCGTTGCTGGCGGCAGCTGACAAAGCCTTGACGTGGATTCGCGAGTACGGCGACGCCGACGGCGACGGCTTCGTGGAATACCAACGACATACCGATCGGGGGTTGGTCAACCAGGGCTGGAAGGACTCGTTCGACGGCGTCAACCACGCCGACGGACACCTGGCTGCACCTCCCATCGCTCTGTGCGAGGTACAGGGCTATGTCTACGCCGCCTTTCTGGGACGTGCGTTCCTGGCGGAGACCGACGGTGACACGGCCTGCGCAGATCAGTGGCGAAGTCGCGCGGCGCGGCTGAAAGCGGCGTTCAACCGAGCTTTCTGGATGCCCGAGCGACGAGCGTTCGCCACGGCGCTGGACGGAGCGAAACGCCAAGTCGACGCGGTCACGTCGAACATGGGTCACTGTCTGTGGGCTGGCATCGTCGACGACGACAAGGCCGCCGCCGTGGCCGCGCATCTCGCCGGGACTTCGATGAACTCCGGGTTCGGATTGCGAACTCTGGCCGCCGACATGGGCGCCTACAACCCCATGAGTTATCACAACGGCTCCGTGTGGCCACACGACACGGCGATTGCCATTGCCGGACTGGCGAACTACGGATTCGTCAACGAGACCCGACTGCTCGCACTCGACCTGATCGATGCGTCCGAGTACTTTGGCGGCCGACTCCCCGAATTGTTCTGCGGGTTCTCCAGAGCGGACTTCTCACGCCCCGTGCCGTACCCGACGTCCTGTTCGCCACAGGCCTGGGCCGCTGCGTCGTCACGTCTGGTGTTGCGTAGCCTGTTGCGCTTCAACCCGGACGTTCCGCACGGTCAGGTTCATCTGAGCCCGATGGTGCCCGATCGGTTGCTACCGATCTGCATGGAGAACGTGCCGCTGGCCGGAACCCGGATGAGTGTCACGGTCGAAGCGAACGGAACGGTCGACGTGCGTGGACTTCCCGAGGGGGTTCGGCTGGTGACACCACGGACTTCGCCCCCAACCCGACGGCACTCAAGCTCGTGA
- a CDS encoding GNAT family N-acetyltransferase, which produces MTPVTTEVTTATVDDLDDLADVAARTFPLACPPSATAENIASFVAAHLGAERFADYLADPDRSVLVAREEGRVSGYAMLIRGVVDDADVQRAVTARPAVELSKMYVSPDAHGGGVARALMTAAIDRARNMGSASVWLGVNQENRRAQKFYSKHGFLITGTKTFRLGEGIENDYVMTLRL; this is translated from the coding sequence TTGACCCCCGTCACCACCGAGGTGACCACCGCCACCGTCGACGACCTGGACGACCTCGCCGACGTCGCCGCCCGCACCTTCCCGCTGGCGTGCCCGCCGTCGGCCACCGCGGAGAACATCGCCTCCTTCGTCGCCGCACACCTTGGCGCCGAGCGCTTCGCCGACTACCTCGCCGATCCAGACCGGTCCGTCCTCGTCGCCCGCGAGGAGGGCCGAGTCAGCGGGTACGCCATGCTGATTCGCGGCGTCGTCGACGATGCCGACGTCCAGCGTGCCGTGACCGCGCGCCCCGCCGTCGAACTGTCGAAGATGTACGTCTCGCCCGACGCGCACGGCGGTGGCGTCGCGCGCGCCCTCATGACCGCGGCGATCGACCGCGCCCGCAACATGGGCTCGGCGTCCGTGTGGCTCGGCGTGAACCAGGAGAACCGGCGCGCGCAGAAGTTCTACTCCAAGCACGGCTTCCTGATCACCGGAACCAAGACGTTCCGCTTGGGCGAGGGCATCGAGAACGACTACGTGATGACGCTCAGGCTCTGA
- a CDS encoding CsbD family protein produces MADFADKAQEVAGRAKRTAGDLTGNDDLKAEGAADQAQAKVAQGIDAAADKAAEVKEAVSEAGDVAQDKISHLAHDTADAARQLHLDDAASVARDNRVIIAAIVAAAVAVVLLTRRALTR; encoded by the coding sequence ATGGCGGATTTCGCAGACAAGGCCCAAGAGGTCGCAGGACGCGCCAAGCGCACCGCCGGGGACCTCACGGGCAACGACGACCTGAAGGCGGAAGGCGCCGCCGATCAGGCGCAGGCAAAGGTCGCCCAAGGCATCGACGCAGCAGCCGACAAGGCCGCCGAGGTCAAGGAGGCGGTCAGCGAGGCCGGCGACGTTGCGCAGGACAAGATTTCGCACCTGGCGCACGACACCGCCGATGCCGCCCGGCAACTGCACCTCGACGATGCCGCATCGGTGGCACGCGACAACCGCGTGATCATCGCAGCGATCGTCGCAGCCGCAGTCGCCGTGGTGCTCCTGACGCGCCGCGCGCTCACCCGCTGA
- a CDS encoding CsbD family protein, with protein sequence MGIVDKAKNAAEDAIGKAKEVVGDVTNNDELAAEGKKDQGVSGVKKVGENIKDTFNK encoded by the coding sequence ATGGGAATCGTTGACAAGGCCAAGAACGCTGCCGAGGACGCCATCGGAAAGGCCAAGGAGGTCGTCGGCGACGTCACCAACAACGACGAGCTGGCCGCCGAGGGCAAGAAGGATCAGGGTGTGTCCGGCGTGAAGAAGGTCGGCGAGAACATCAAGGACACCTTCAACAAGTAG
- a CDS encoding ribosome modulation factor: MSKRAEYMHALYEGSLAEPGDRNPYNGQSLVLAKLWMRGYRRMLHVRIETGPAMQRYRGVDDWTASPPEWGPGGRELR; the protein is encoded by the coding sequence GTGTCGAAGCGCGCCGAGTACATGCACGCCCTCTACGAGGGCTCGTTGGCCGAGCCCGGTGACCGCAACCCCTACAACGGCCAATCGCTGGTCTTGGCGAAACTGTGGATGCGCGGGTATCGCCGCATGCTGCACGTCCGGATCGAGACGGGGCCGGCAATGCAGCGATATCGCGGAGTAGACGACTGGACGGCGTCGCCGCCCGAGTGGGGCCCAGGAGGGCGCGAACTTCGGTAA
- a CDS encoding PPOX class F420-dependent oxidoreductase → MKLVDSARALIGDGADATLVTINPDGSPQVSLVWVALQSTPSGDELVSAHLSEYQKTRNVRRDPRVALTIVAPAEPGQQRKYLTIHGTARIVEGGAPELLTELAEVLLGSSEHFPPPNAPAGLLTRIRIDKVAGMGPWAS, encoded by the coding sequence ATGAAACTCGTCGACTCGGCACGCGCGCTCATCGGTGACGGCGCGGACGCCACGCTGGTCACCATCAATCCCGACGGCAGTCCCCAGGTGTCCCTGGTATGGGTGGCTCTGCAGTCCACTCCCAGCGGCGACGAACTCGTCAGCGCGCATCTGTCCGAATACCAGAAGACCCGCAACGTCCGCCGTGACCCGCGGGTCGCGCTGACCATCGTCGCCCCTGCCGAACCCGGTCAGCAGCGCAAGTACCTGACCATCCACGGCACCGCGCGCATCGTCGAGGGCGGCGCGCCGGAATTGCTCACCGAGCTGGCCGAGGTGCTTCTCGGGTCCAGTGAGCACTTCCCGCCGCCCAACGCCCCCGCCGGACTGCTGACCCGCATTCGCATCGACAAGGTCGCCGGCATGGGCCCCTGGGCGTCCTGA
- a CDS encoding SRPBCC family protein, producing MTDRIEVQRPIAAPPADVFALLCDPQGHVAIDATGMLQDADGDPVTAAGDSFVVHMDREALNDFPLGKYDVTVHITDYAKDELIAWTIVGQIKPQIGHVYGYRIEPDPENADSSLVTSFYDWSGIDQHWRDAGIFPVISETALRGTLGILDRTVRRGYPRG from the coding sequence ATGACCGACCGCATCGAAGTCCAACGCCCGATCGCCGCCCCGCCCGCCGACGTCTTCGCGCTGCTGTGCGACCCGCAGGGGCACGTCGCCATCGACGCCACCGGGATGCTGCAAGACGCCGACGGCGACCCGGTGACCGCCGCCGGTGACAGCTTCGTCGTGCACATGGATCGCGAGGCGCTCAACGACTTCCCGCTTGGCAAGTACGACGTGACGGTTCACATCACCGACTACGCCAAGGACGAACTCATCGCGTGGACCATCGTCGGTCAGATCAAGCCGCAGATCGGTCACGTCTACGGCTACCGGATCGAACCCGACCCGGAGAACGCGGACAGCAGCCTCGTCACGTCGTTCTACGACTGGAGTGGCATCGACCAGCACTGGCGCGATGCCGGCATCTTTCCCGTCATCTCCGAGACCGCACTGCGCGGCACGCTGGGGATCCTCGATCGCACCGTCCGGCGCGGGTATCCCCGCGGCTGA
- a CDS encoding type 1 glutamine amidotransferase domain-containing protein: protein MPNMRRLQGRRIAVLATDGFEKVELTIPMRALQLAGAKVDVISLRHGRIRGANLHMPATRVRVDKTTTEADPADYDGLLLPGGFINPDLLRQSAQARHFVREFADAGKPIVTLCHGPWVLASAGLLQGRTLTSWPGIRDDLVNAGAIWLDQEVVKDGNLLTSRGPQDLAAFIPAIVDHFAEAASQSRTAIPGQVSDAQLNSPVGWAVAALRWGPKPSIPAALAGLVAGARLSPTSPLRRASS from the coding sequence ATGCCCAACATGCGACGACTGCAGGGCCGCCGGATCGCGGTACTCGCGACCGACGGCTTCGAGAAGGTGGAGCTGACGATTCCGATGCGCGCCCTGCAGCTGGCAGGCGCGAAGGTGGATGTCATATCCCTGCGACACGGACGCATCCGCGGGGCGAACCTGCACATGCCGGCCACCCGCGTCCGCGTGGACAAGACGACGACGGAGGCCGACCCTGCCGACTACGACGGCCTGTTGCTTCCGGGCGGGTTCATCAATCCCGATCTCTTGCGGCAATCTGCGCAGGCGCGGCACTTCGTCCGGGAATTCGCAGACGCTGGAAAGCCGATCGTCACGCTGTGCCACGGCCCTTGGGTACTCGCGTCGGCGGGCCTGCTCCAGGGGCGGACGCTGACGTCCTGGCCGGGTATCCGCGACGACCTGGTGAACGCGGGCGCCATCTGGCTCGATCAAGAGGTCGTCAAGGATGGAAACCTGCTCACCAGCCGCGGACCGCAGGACTTGGCAGCCTTCATTCCCGCCATCGTCGACCACTTCGCGGAAGCCGCTTCGCAGTCACGGACTGCGATACCGGGTCAGGTCTCCGACGCGCAGCTGAATTCACCCGTCGGTTGGGCCGTCGCTGCGCTGCGCTGGGGGCCAAAGCCCTCCATACCGGCCGCCCTGGCAGGCCTGGTGGCGGGCGCTCGGCTGTCCCCCACGTCGCCGCTGCGGAGGGCCTCGTCGTGA